Proteins encoded in a region of the Paenibacillus wynnii genome:
- the dgt gene encoding dGTP triphosphohydrolase → MSETKMNWDSLLSGIRLRDGMVKDRTQYNEYDLRNDFDDDYGRLIFSSAVRRLQDKAQVFPLDNSDFVRTRLTHSHEVSTIGRSIGVSVEENLIRKGDLKDEHRGKISALLAIVGLIHDLGNPPYGHFGEAAIQKYFKSWFDTNEGKVIEAKLGEQRASDFTRFEGNAQTFRLLSKLNNLKDEYGYNLSAATLASILKYPRSSIEGNKKKEYRKEKGLGVSYKKFGYLQSEEKRFLAVKEHTGIDTHRHPVTFLLEAADDIAYSAADIEDGCKKKVLDYHTIENVLKRHLQEGSAEDKAILDSFISTYNKNLDEGREDRLDNAVQCIRIQAQGYMIKSVVKEFILRHDAILNGEFDDEIIEVSDAANVRKVFADLAGIIFDNKEIIMREYTGGKVIRGLLEMFVSTVVSDERNNSKTEEGKLYLLISDNYRDIMKKYPTEQTGGEPSLYDRLLLVTDFVCGMTDSYALDLYRKLTGIKL, encoded by the coding sequence TTGAGTGAAACTAAAATGAATTGGGATAGTTTATTAAGTGGAATACGTTTAAGAGATGGCATGGTAAAGGATAGAACTCAATATAATGAATATGACCTTCGTAATGATTTTGATGATGACTACGGACGTCTTATATTTAGTTCTGCGGTGCGGAGGTTACAGGATAAGGCACAAGTTTTCCCATTAGATAATAGCGACTTTGTTAGAACGAGATTAACTCATTCGCATGAGGTTTCAACAATTGGTCGTTCCATTGGGGTAAGTGTAGAAGAAAATCTTATTAGAAAGGGCGATCTGAAAGATGAGCACCGGGGTAAAATAAGTGCTTTATTAGCGATTGTAGGGCTTATACATGATTTGGGGAATCCACCTTATGGACATTTTGGGGAAGCAGCAATTCAAAAGTATTTTAAAAGTTGGTTTGATACTAATGAAGGAAAAGTTATTGAAGCAAAACTGGGGGAACAAAGAGCTTCTGATTTTACAAGATTTGAAGGAAATGCTCAAACATTCCGGTTACTATCAAAACTGAATAATCTAAAAGATGAATATGGTTATAATTTATCTGCAGCAACTTTAGCTAGTATCTTAAAGTACCCAAGGTCGTCTATTGAAGGTAATAAGAAAAAGGAATATAGGAAAGAAAAGGGATTAGGTGTAAGTTATAAAAAATTCGGGTATCTACAGTCAGAAGAAAAAAGATTTTTAGCTGTTAAAGAACATACAGGTATTGATACTCATAGACATCCAGTTACTTTTCTATTGGAAGCTGCGGATGATATTGCTTATTCAGCCGCAGATATTGAGGATGGTTGTAAGAAAAAGGTCCTCGATTACCATACAATTGAGAATGTACTAAAAAGACATTTGCAAGAGGGTAGTGCAGAGGATAAAGCGATTCTCGACTCATTCATCAGCACTTATAATAAGAATCTTGATGAGGGTCGAGAGGATAGGTTAGACAATGCAGTTCAGTGCATTAGAATCCAAGCACAAGGTTATATGATTAAATCAGTTGTTAAAGAATTTATATTAAGGCACGACGCTATTCTTAATGGTGAATTTGACGATGAAATTATTGAAGTATCAGACGCTGCCAATGTAAGAAAAGTATTTGCAGATTTAGCCGGCATTATATTTGATAATAAAGAAATTATAATGCGAGAATACACAGGAGGAAAAGTAATTCGTGGATTACTAGAAATGTTCGTAAGTACAGTAGTATCTGATGAAAGGAATAACTCAAAAACAGAAGAGGGAAAGCTTTACTTATTGATATCAGATAACTACAGAGATATAATGAAAAAATATCCTACAGAGCAAACCGGTGGAGAACCTAGTTTGTATGACCGATTGCTACTAGTTACTGATTTTGTGTGTGGTATGACTGATTCCTATGCGCTGGATCTCTATAGAAAGTTAACTGGGATTAAATTATAA